Below is a genomic region from Citrobacter europaeus.
CGGATACATATGGGAAAACACCGGGCCGCCAGAACGGGTTCTACTTGTTATTGCTTTGGCCTGCTTTTAACCACATCAGGCGCGGTGGTATGCTGGAGTACTCACACAGCCAGCAAGGAAACCTAATGAACAAGTTTTATGTTCACGTTCGTCTATTTGAACCTACAGCAGAACAGACCAAAAAATTTGAAGAATTTATGCTTAACTTTCTGTACCAGAAAACAATCAAAGAGTCTGACGATAGCTGCTGTAGACTGATTCCAGAGGGATATATCCTTAAAAGCACAATGAACTGCCAACAAATCCTTGATCAAACATTTTCAATTGCTAACAGCGTCGGTGTTGACGCAAATATATTTGTCTGTAAATTTGAGCAAAGCGCATGCTTACTTCCGTCTGCTTCCTTAGTTGGCAACGATTTCGTTCATCACGATCTTACGCCTAAGCCCATCAAGCTCGATTCTTAAAGCTTTAACCATTGTGTCGTGATAAACACGGCTCACCCTCTCTCCATTGCATGGCAGAGGGGTGATCGTGTCAGCCATGAAATTCATGAACTTGGTTCGATCAGGGGTTTGCGCTACGCAATTATTTAATGCCTGTTTTGCTAACAAAATACGGGCCTCAGTGCCTGCATTTGGCTCGATCTGCTGCAAGCGTTTAGTGTCTTCCAGCAATGATGCGATCACATGTTTCAAATCCTGTTCATTCATCTTTTCCATCTCCTTTGAAATCATCTGCTAGCGAATCATCCCGGTTTTCATACGCCCCTGGCGGCTACTTCGTGGGCATCCTGCCTGTTCGCTGTTAAACCCATTAACGCCGGGTAGGCGGAACATTTTGATTCTGAGTAATCACTGCGTGTGGTTACTTGGTGGCATGAGATTAACTAAAGGTAATTTAAATGGCAAGGATAAAAATAACAAAAGTTAAGTTGTGAGGTGTAAAAAAACGCAAGCCATTGACTGACTTGCTATTTTTTATTTGTTTGGGATTTTCTAACTTTTAGAAGTTCTTCAAAGAGGCGGTTAAAATTTTCAACTCTTGCTTCTAACTCATTGAGATAGGACTCTTTTTCTGATTCAGGAAGAGAATCAAACAAATCTAAAAGACGTTGCTGCCGTTCATCTAACGCCGTAGGAAGTGACTCCACTGGGGTGGGGATTTGTTCTTCATCACCGAAAAGTAACCAGGTCGGAGAACAGCGCAGCGCAGTACTTAAAGCAAAGAGACTTTTCCCCTTTGGCTCAGTTTGGCCGCTTTCCCATTTGAATACGCTAACGCTGGACTTCTTAACCAGATCAGCAAGCTGCTGCTGCGTTAGTCCAAGCTCTTTGCGCCGGGCGGCAATGCGATCACTCAAAGTTTCAATTTTCATAAGCCTAATATAAGTTAACTTGACATAACTTTTGTTAGTATTTATTTTGCTAACATTAGTTATGCGGAGGGCGCATGTTCACAGAGACAGTGATTAAGTTTTTTGGCTCCAAAGCTGCCGTTGCGCGAGCGCTTGGCATTTCTCAGGTCGCGGTCACCCGATGGGGGAGCGCCATTCCTGAAAAGCGAGCAGTTAGGCTAGAGCGTCTAACAGGTGGAGTTCTGAAATATGACCCGTTGTTTTATGAAAACCAGGATAAAGCAAAGAAAGGGAGAAAATTGAACGATGAAAATCAATGAGATCAAATTGCTGGCCCTCGAGCTGGAAGAGTGGGCGATGAAGGATGGCAGGAAAGGGGGCTGGAAAAAGATAGTCCCGCTGATTACAGCGCATCACTACGGTGATTTGCTGGACAGCCTGGCGGATATCGTTGACCCGTCAGAGTATGCGCGATGCCTGCATAACAACACGCAGATCATCCAACGGGCATTTCGAAATGACACGCCGAATTATCGTGGTCAGGCAGCTGCGCTGGCGCCAGCAATCAGAGCTGCGATGGATGCAGAGCTGGCTGGTCAGCATGACTTACATAACCTGGTGGCCATTGCGAACCGCGAGTGCATCGAGGCGACCAGCGCGGTGCTGACTGGTAAGCCAATGCAGGTTATCCGCAAAGAAACGGCAGAGGCGATTCAGGCGCTGGCCGATCTCATTCCCGGCGTCAGCATCCAGTTCAACCATATTGGTCCGCGCGCGGTGTAACAGGAGACTCCCATGCTTGCCCAGGAATTAGTAGACCGTATGAAAAATGCGATGAAGCACAGATTACCGACGGAGACAGTCGATCGCAGCGCTGAACTGATTCCGGGGATGAAATACCGCAACGAACGCGGACGCATGGTGACGGTAATGAGAGTTTCTCATCTTCGGGTTATGTACCGATACGAAGGTTATCAGGACATCTGCGAGACAGGCCGGAGAGAGTTTGAACTCAAGTTCAGGAAGGTGCAGTCATGACAGAGCGCACAGCAGGTACGGAGTTTTGTGTGAGTAGAATTTTTGAGATTGTCCAGTCGATGTCCGGTCAGGGGAACAGCATCACGATCCCTTGTCCTTACCTGGATTTTTTCGCCGGTGACCGCCAGCAGCATTTACTCGCGGCGATCCTGAATCAACTGGTGTTCTGGTCTGGCAAATCCCACCTCGAAAATGGCTGGTTTTACAAAGAGCATGCGGTAATTGCTGCGGAAGTTCGAGCCTCCAGTGAGGACGTCATCCGCAAGGCAATGAGCAAAATAATCAGCCAGTATTTGCCTGGTGTTATCGAAGAGAAGAAACGCAAGGTAAACGGTACGCCGAAGATGCATTATCGCATCAATGAAGAGGCATTAATTGCCCTGATATTCCCGCCAGTGCTGGATTCGGCTCTTAAGCCGAATGGAAACGGCTCTCAAGCCGAAACCAAACGGCTCTTAAGCCGAATGGAAACGGCCCATAAGCCGAATCCTGGAAACGGCTCTCAAGCCGAATCTATTCTCTATACAGATCTTAAAACAGATAAATACATACAGATCTCTTCTTGTCCGGGAACTGCGTCCCCGGAAGCCGATTTATCCACAGGCGAAGAAAAAAAATCATCCTCTGAACTGCAAAGGGGCAAATGGGGCACACCAGAAGATCACCAGTGCGCTGAGTGGATTTTTTCCCGCATCAAAAAACTCTACGAGAAGGCTGCAGAGACAGACGGCGAACTGTCACGCCCAAAAGACCCTAACTGGAATGCCTGGGCAAACGAAATACGCCTGATGCGCTGCATAGACGGGCATACCCATCGCCAGATTTGCGATTTATTCAAACGCGTACAACGCGATCCGTTCTGGTGTCGCAACATCCTGAGCCCTTCAAAGCTACGGGAAAAGTGGGATGAATTAATTATCCGCCTTGGTGGTAGCACACAACAACGGGATGTTAACGCCATTTCAGCCCCGGATAACACCATCCCTGAAGGTTTCAGGGGCTAAAAAATTAACTTGGAGAATTTTATGGAAACCATTTTAGACGTACTGAAAGCGATGGAAAAAGCGACTGCCCGTGAAATTGCGGCGCGCATGAAAATTGAGCCTGCGGCGGTGATCGGGATGCTGCGTGAGCATGAAGAACGTAACGAAGTTGCACAGACTAACGGGTATTGGAAAGTTGCTACTGGGAAAGTTAAATCACAGCCAAAAGCGATCAGTTCAGTCAGCAAAGCGCCAGCAACTGTATCAGTCAGCGACGTCATCGCATTACTGGCGGAACATGGGCCACAGACATCTCTGGAGCTGGCAACACTGGCAGGTATTGAGTCAAAACGTGTGGCGCCAATGCTGACTCACCACATGACAAAAGGGCGGATCATCCGCGAAAAAGTTGGCAGCAAGTTTGTTTATTCGGTGTCGGCCACTGCGTCAGTGAAAAACAAAAGCTCTGCACCACGGGAACCGGAGACATCAACTCCACCAGTACCGGAAAAATCTGTCACTGAAATTGTTGAGGAAATCCCCGCTTTCGTCAGCCGTCCTGATGATCTGCTGATCCCTACGGTACGCGGTATCTCAAGTGAAATTCGCCGCACGAAAGCGAAGCTGGCCAACCTGGAAAAACTTCGTGAAGCCGTTCGTAGCATTCGCAAGCACGGGGCGCTGATGCAGGAGTTGGCGCAATGAAACAGAACGAATTACCACGCTGTCCGGAGTGCGGGAACATGCCTGAATACGCGTTTAAATCGAACCCGTTCGGCGGTGGGTAGGCCGAGGGGATGCTGGCGCCTCAGTAGATTAAGTTAGCCACAAAGATTTATGAAGGAAAAACGTTTTGAGCGATGTGAGGATTTATATGGTGATAAGTAACGAACTGTAACTATCAGTAGTCGGGGGAGGTGTTCTGTACAAACATGGTTCGTCACAGTGACTATGTAGCGCTTGAGTTAAAACTAGCAGACATGGCAGTGTAAGGCGGCTGACTGGGTTTTAATCGCATGTCTGTCTGACGGGGCGAGGCTCCTGTGTTCTCTATCACTGAAGAGCATGGACGGGTAAGACATTTGGCAAACTAAGTATAAAATTGGCTTAGAATAAAACTCGTTAGTTTCAGAGGGCATTTACTTAAGTTAGTGTGAAAAGTGAGCTTTTTTTAACATTTAACAAATGCAAAATGAAATATAACCGGTATAATACTCGCTCTGCTTAGGGGGTAAAATGTTAAAAGCTGTATCGTTGTTTTCCGGTTGTGGGGGTTCTGATGCCGGTTTGGTTAAAAATGGAATTGATGTCGTTATGGCTAATGACATATTGCCATACGCGCGTGATGTTTATTTGGCCAATCTTCCAGAAACGGATTATCTCCTAACGGATATAAGAGAAGTGAAATCTTTTCCGATGGCAGATCTGCTTGTGGGATGCTATCCATGTCAAGGATTTAGCCAAGGTGGTGCAAGAAAAGTTGATAGATCAATCAACTATTTATATAAAGAATTCGCAAGAGCATTATCACAAATTAAACCTAAAGTATTTGTGGTTGAAAATGTGTCTGGGATGCGAACAAGTACGTTTAAACATCTTTTAAATGATCAGCTAGATATTTTTTCTAAGGCGACGGAAGTTGGATATAACGTTGTATGGAAAGAAGTTAAGGCTAATGAGTTTGGCGTCCCTCAGGAACGGAAGAGGTTAATAATTGTCGGTTTTAGGAATGATTTAAATATGAAATATTCATTTCCTGTACCAACCCATGGTCCTAATACTGATAATGAGTATTTAACTATTCGTTCAGCATTGGAAGGTATGCCTGACTGGCCCAATGGAGAATATTGTGAAGATGTTTTCCATTGGTATTATCTATCACGAAATAGACGCTGTGACTGGAATGATGTTAGTAAAACTATCGTGAGTAATATGAGGCATATACCTTTACATCCGGTAAGCCCTAAGCTCACTAAAGTTGGTACTGATCAATGGAAGTTTGAAACCGAGCAACCAGCTAGACGTTTTTCATTTAGAGAGGCCGCACGGTTACAGGGATTCACTAAAGATTATACAATTCATGGTCGAGATTTGTTATTTCCAGATAATAATAGATTATCTCGTACGAGCTTGTTAAAAGAACGTTACAAGGTAGTAGGAAATGCCGTTCCGCCACCATTGTTCGATGCAATTATCGCCAATATACCAAAAGAGATATGGTAGTCTGAGCCCGAGGGCTCAGACTTGCGTGATACAATGATTTATTATTTCGTTTATATCATCATTCATTTCTTCAAATTCTTCATGATACTTCTCATGTATTAGAGTCAGACGTATTCTATCAAGAACAACCCCGGCATCCTCACTAGCAACTTTAAGCATTCCATCGCAAAGGACATAAGGTGTTGTAAAAACTTTAACGCAAGAAACATAGCTTAGAGGATGAAAAAAACTCTCAAGTCTCTTTATGTTAATATCTGAAAACTTTGTATTCCAATTATTTCCACATGCACATTGACCAAGTGCGAATAATAAACCATCTCTTCCATCAGAAAAGTGTTTCCAAGAAATAAAATCAACCCCTCCGTCTTTAATCGGCCCTGCATCGCCGTTCGAAAGTCCAGCCTCAGGCATCCAATGCCATTCCAACGTTCTAAAGTTGATTAGTCTTTTTAATTTCTTAAATAATTTCTGAAATTCAGTTGGGTTTTTGCGAGATCTTGGCCAGCCTGTATGCATATGCTTTGCCTCTTCACCGAAGAATCTTGTGAAGATAGCGCCCGCAAATATTTCAAAAAAACGTGGAAGTCTTGTATTACTTCCTTCTGTTATGTTTTGTGCCATGGATATGCATAAACATAAAATATATGATATTGGATAGGACTCTTTGAGTTTTAAATGGTTCTCTTCGTATATAAAAGGATAACTATTCTTCAAGATTTTGGCTCTGCGCTGTAATTCATCTGCGACATCACTTAGGATGTTATCTTTTCCATGATCTTCAATCATCCATTCTTCATCAGCATGATCTGATAGTTCATCTTGAATCTCATCATCCAGGGTGCCAGCTATTTGTTCATCAGCTATAGCATTGTCTATAGTAGAGAATTTTTCAATAAGCGCAGAGAATTCAACTTCATCAGCATCAGTGCAGATCTTTTGGTATCTATTTTTATCGGCTAATAGTAACTTTTTAGAACTCACCGTCAGTATCCTTACCAGCAATAACAGAGTTTAATGATTCACGGAATTTTCTAAATTGTCTAGAAAGTTGGTCCAAACGTTCGGATAAGGCAATAGCGGTTTCTTTTGTAATTTTGTCTTTATTTACCCTGGAATGACATTCTTCTAAGTTATCACTAATTTGAAATATTAGTTCAATAATTCTCTCTTCAGCAGGTTTAGAAAGTGATTGAATTTCATCGACATTTCTACCTGCTTTGAGATGTCTAACTTTTTCTTCAGAAGAAACTATTTCTGCCAAAAGTCCTAACTTTCGAGAGTCGTTAACTTGAGAGTTTTTGCCAGTTCGTTTATCACCGAACATAGCAGTCATTAATAATTTAGCGTTGTCAAGCTTTTCGCTATTTATTGGCTCTAATTCTTTCTCTTCTGAGGATAAATTTACAAAGTCCTGAATCGATTTATATCCGAGTAATGTATATACCCATGAAAATGGATAGGCCGAATTACTTCCTCTACCCTTTTTTACGCTATCGTCTTTAGTGTATTTCCCTGTTCTTTCTAATTGCTTTACAAAGTTATATCCCTGCAAAAGACGTTTAATAGTATTATGCTTATCTCCAATCATAGAAGATATATCACTAATACTCATATCTCCGTCATTTACAGTACGCGAAATCCACGCTGCTTTTGCATATGAATCCCAATCCTTAGTTGAAACAATGTGACGAACACCTAGATAAGATACCAACGGTTTATTGTCTTGGGCACCCTCAAAAACAATTGCAGGAATTTTTGTAAGACGATGTGAACCATGTTTATGATATTTTTCTATATAAGATTTGAAGATATCTAACTGATCTCTAGCCCTGTCATCTTGAATAAGAATTAGGCATGCTGATAATCTTCTGTTGCCCTCCATTACAGTGTATTCTTTTTCATTTATTTTTTTTACAACCATGGGTTCAGCAGAAAAATAGCCATTAATTGCTATTGAACTTAAGACATCTGTTACACCATAGTTTTTAACAATATTATTAAGAACATCTATTTGTGTTGCTTTTCCAGAAAAGTCCTCTCCAAATCGTGGATTTTTTTCGTCAAGTTTAAGATATTCAATCGGTAACTCAATTACTTGTCTTGATTTCAATTCGTCCAGCTCTTTTTTTATTTTCTTCTGTGGCATGATATCACCTAATTATGCATATTAAAAACATAATTATACAGTAAAAATAAATGCTTGTTAATAGTGTGTTTAAAATAAATAAAAAATAAAGAAACTACTTCGATGAAAATCATATAATAATTTTGTTTGTAAACTATCATTTAATAAATTGTTTTAAAAAGAGAGTAGATAAATCAAATGATTCTGAGAATATGCACAAACCTTTATCGAACCCACACTTCTGAAATCAAATGATGTTGCATGCTAAAAGCCAGGAAGTTTCATATTATTAGCGCAGTGATATGTTGAACCGAGACATTGCTGAAAATTAGAAAGAAGAACAGGACAAGGTCAGTATTGATCGTGCTACTTAAATAATAGTTAATCAACCAGCAGTCGCCGATTAAGTAGCGAGAAAACAGTCTGAACATCTGCATGTTTACTCTATGGTACGTGTACCTCACTATCGTGAACTCGGTTTTACTCAGCCAAAAGCATCCTATCTGCGTTATCTGGATCTGGAAGCGCAGAACAAGAAGAAGTAACGGGTTGTCTCATTATCCCGTCATAGGCTGAGGCTTTGGCGTAAGCTAACTTGCCAGAGATGTGTCAGACTACATTTTGTAGCCTGATTTGTTTCATTTACGTCCATAATGAAGACTTATCGGATGGAAAGAATGGTGTCGTTTTCTACGAGGTAATTTAATGATGAACTTTAAGATACTTCTTCCCTTAACATTAATTATATCAGTTGCATCCTACGCAGAGGGGGACTACTTACCAGGCATGTCCCCACTGCCGTCCAGGCAACAGGCTATAGATTTAGCTGTATTGGTGATAGCGTCATCCAGCCCAAAAGTAAGTGAGGAAAGGGATCTGGAATTGATGTCCAGTATCGAGAAAACTGCGGGTGGTGTTTGGGATTCCTGTGCTGTTGCAGCTAAGAATGGTACTTTCTCAGACGAACATTCCAGAGTAATTGTGACAGCTAAGAAAACAGGTAACCAATTTGTAGTCGAGCAGTTAGGTAATGTCTGCTCAATAGCTTTCATGAAGGTTACAATTGATAAACAAGCATCAGAATAATTTTAATAGTCAGAAATGCTACGGCTTTAAGGTAATGAGTCGTAGTGCCATGCCAGTTGAAGGAAACCGCCGCTTACTTATACCAGGTTCATCGACTGTAATCATATAAAGCAATTTTACTAAAAGTGAGCCATGATACATTCACGGAAATTATTCTTCTATGGTTGAGAAAAATGAGCATTGTTTTGGTAGGCCTCGTAGTGGCGCTCGCTGTGTACGTTTTAACATCGATAATGTGGGAAAAACGGAGTGAAAAAAAGAAGTTTGAATATGCCTCAGTTCTTATACGAAGTCTTTTGGATGATGAGGATAAGAATGATCGGTTTTACCGTGACGCAACAGAGAAGTTGAGACAAGTTGAGGGTTATGTAAAAAACGGTGATTTCTCCACAGCGCATTCGCAATACTTTACAGCGATAAGCGCAGCCGCTGAATCTCACTGTAAGAGTCTTCACGATGACTTGGATGCACATTTCTTCATCCAGGAAAGACTTCCATTTCATGAAAAAATGAAATACGTAGCTATTTTCGAAGAATGCCGAAAAGAAAGGCGGGGTTCACGCTGAGCTGGCTATGTTCAAGACCGAAGGATGGTTTTACCCAGAGGATGGTAGATTCGATAAATAAGCGCAAGTTGTCCCCATATCCCTCCCGCTAGAATATCCATTATCTTACTGTCGAAAAGCCCGCTTTTGCGGGTTTTTTCTTGTCTGGATAGTTTTGCCAATCTGATTTAGTAAATTCCGAACACTCGGAAAAACTTAGCGGATACAACGGCATGGCTTTGGCGAAAAGTGCTATTAACCACTTGAATATGAGGTTCAATAGGTATACTGTATAAATGTACAGTATATTGATGTAGAGGGAATTATGAAGATAGAACTTACCATCAACAAATCAAAAGACCTGCCGCGTGACGTCATACCCGCACTTGAGAAAGAGTTGCTTAAACGACTTCAGAATCAATATGAAAATTGTTCTCTGGTTATCCGCAGAGCTGGCGGCGATAGCCTGACTGTTTTCGGTGGCGATAAGGGCGATAAAACGAAGGTAGAGGAAATCCTGCAGAATACCTGGGAAAGCGCCGACGACTGGTTTTTCAACTGATCGCCCTTGGATAGTGGCTGATGCCGCTATTTGTTTCGCCTGATTGCTAAAATTCTCGTTGCGCACCGCGCTACTGCTTAGAAGCAATTTCCGTTGTCTTAACGGTGTGGATATCACCGCAAGGGGCATCTCATGCAAATTCCGGATGATTTAATTCCCGGACTGCCGGAGCATACTGGCCCGGTTCTGATTTATGTCGTAAAGGGCAGGGCAGAAAGGGGATTCGCGCTGCGCAAAGATGAATTTGTCACGTCGTTGCGGGCACTGGATGAAGCAAGAAAGAAAGCCGGCCTTCCTGTTTCTGATGTCTGATAAGTTAGGTTATACTCAAACACGGGTCTGAACAGCCTGCTGAGTAACACTGCGCCAACCGGGAAATCACGATGGCGCATAAAACTGAATTACCCCACTCACACCGTTTCTTCGTGAGCGGTGTCTTTGTTCATGCTGGTGGTGCAGCATGAGCAGATCAAAAAATAAATCTGAAAAACTCCACCTTTCCCGCGTAGCCGGGCTGGGCTGCATTGTCTGTAAAAATCTTAAACTGGGCGAAACCCCTGCAGAGATTCATCACGTCCGAACCGGCCAGGGTGTTGGCCAGCGCGCTGACAATTTCAAAGTTATTCCTCTTTGCCCAATTCATCACCGTCATGGCGGTCACGGTATTGCCATTCATGCTGGCCGCCAGTCCTGGGAAAACAATTTCGGTACTGAAACAGAGTTGCTGGTGCAGGTTCTCTACGAACTGGGGGAATCAGCGTGAGTATTACTTATGGTTCAGTATGTAGTGGAATTGAGGCTGCAAGTATAGCGTGGGAGGTTTTGGGCTGGCGACCGTCATGGTTCTCTCAGTTCGATCCTGAACACAATTATAAAAACGGTCCAGATTTCCCATCTGCTGTTCTGGCGTATCGCTGGCCGCACGTAACAAACCTCGGTGATATGACAAAGATCGCCGCAGCAATACGGCGCGGAGAAATCCAGGCACCAGATGTTCTGGTAGGTGGCACACCGTGCCAGGCATTCAGCATCGCTGGTCTGCGTATTGGTCTGACTGATTCCCGCGGTCAATTAACTCTCGCCTTTGTTGAACTGGTAAACGCAATAGATGAAAAACGAAGAGAACAGGGAAAACCTCCCGTCATTGTCGTCTGGGAAAACGTACCCGGAGTATTCAGCAGCAGAGATAACGCTTTCGGATGTTTTCTTGCAGGGCTTGCCGGTGAAAGCTGTGAACTGGAATCACCAGGGAAAAAATGGACAAACGCTGGTTATGTGCTGGGACCAGAAAGGGCTATCTGCTGGCGAGTGCTCGACGCTCAATTTTTCGGAGTGGCCCAACGACGCCGCCGTGTGTTTGTTATCGCAAGCGCTCGAGGGGATATCGATCCCGCAAAAATACTTTTTGAGTCCGAAGGCATGCGCCGGGATACTCCGCCGCGCCGAAAAGCGGGGAAGGGCATTACCGCAAATACTGGGCGTCGCATTGCTAACGGTAGCCACTGGGATGGGGAATATAATCCACATCCAACCCTCAACCAGTCACACAACATCGGAGGCATAGGTCAAAGCAACCAGGAATTATTCAGCCAGCGCGGAGGTGGAATCGTTGGTGTCTTTCGCATGCGGGCATTTGGTGATTATGTTAATGATGAAACCGCATCCACTGTTAAAGCACGCGACCATAAAGATGCAACCGATCTCACTGTGACTTATTCAGACGTCAGTAGAACGTTGCTTGCCAAATCAAATGACAGCATGGCTGAAGATTTGGATACCTATGCCATTCACGGCAC
It encodes:
- a CDS encoding DUF1627 domain-containing protein is translated as METILDVLKAMEKATAREIAARMKIEPAAVIGMLREHEERNEVAQTNGYWKVATGKVKSQPKAISSVSKAPATVSVSDVIALLAEHGPQTSLELATLAGIESKRVAPMLTHHMTKGRIIREKVGSKFVYSVSATASVKNKSSAPREPETSTPPVPEKSVTEIVEEIPAFVSRPDDLLIPTVRGISSEIRRTKAKLANLEKLREAVRSIRKHGALMQELAQ
- a CDS encoding Ref family protein, with the protein product MSRSKNKSEKLHLSRVAGLGCIVCKNLKLGETPAEIHHVRTGQGVGQRADNFKVIPLCPIHHRHGGHGIAIHAGRQSWENNFGTETELLVQVLYELGESA
- a CDS encoding DUF4222 domain-containing protein: MLAQELVDRMKNAMKHRLPTETVDRSAELIPGMKYRNERGRMVTVMRVSHLRVMYRYEGYQDICETGRREFELKFRKVQS
- a CDS encoding DNA cytosine methyltransferase, whose translation is MLKAVSLFSGCGGSDAGLVKNGIDVVMANDILPYARDVYLANLPETDYLLTDIREVKSFPMADLLVGCYPCQGFSQGGARKVDRSINYLYKEFARALSQIKPKVFVVENVSGMRTSTFKHLLNDQLDIFSKATEVGYNVVWKEVKANEFGVPQERKRLIIVGFRNDLNMKYSFPVPTHGPNTDNEYLTIRSALEGMPDWPNGEYCEDVFHWYYLSRNRRCDWNDVSKTIVSNMRHIPLHPVSPKLTKVGTDQWKFETEQPARRFSFREAARLQGFTKDYTIHGRDLLFPDNNRLSRTSLLKERYKVVGNAVPPPLFDAIIANIPKEIW
- a CDS encoding helix-turn-helix domain-containing protein, with protein sequence MKIETLSDRIAARRKELGLTQQQLADLVKKSSVSVFKWESGQTEPKGKSLFALSTALRCSPTWLLFGDEEQIPTPVESLPTALDERQQRLLDLFDSLPESEKESYLNELEARVENFNRLFEELLKVRKSQTNKK
- a CDS encoding Cro/CI family transcriptional regulator encodes the protein MFTETVIKFFGSKAAVARALGISQVAVTRWGSAIPEKRAVRLERLTGGVLKYDPLFYENQDKAKKGRKLNDENQ
- a CDS encoding DinI family protein, with translation MKIELTINKSKDLPRDVIPALEKELLKRLQNQYENCSLVIRRAGGDSLTVFGGDKGDKTKVEEILQNTWESADDWFFN
- the dcm gene encoding DNA (cytosine-5-)-methyltransferase, producing MSITYGSVCSGIEAASIAWEVLGWRPSWFSQFDPEHNYKNGPDFPSAVLAYRWPHVTNLGDMTKIAAAIRRGEIQAPDVLVGGTPCQAFSIAGLRIGLTDSRGQLTLAFVELVNAIDEKRREQGKPPVIVVWENVPGVFSSRDNAFGCFLAGLAGESCELESPGKKWTNAGYVLGPERAICWRVLDAQFFGVAQRRRRVFVIASARGDIDPAKILFESEGMRRDTPPRRKAGKGITANTGRRIANGSHWDGEYNPHPTLNQSHNIGGIGQSNQELFSQRGGGIVGVFRMRAFGDYVNDETASTVKARDHKDATDLTVTYSDVSRTLLAKSNDSMAEDLDTYAIHGTQDPDTNINFAHTLGRNHGQENAVAYAFKAGQGAKAGGIGWAEEQSPTLTAASSGSNLSPSVMKDMAVRRLTPVECERLQGFPDNHTLIPRDKRKQITADEYAYVRHHNPKITAEEAYRLAKDGPRYKAIGNSMAVPVMRWIGKRIKEALDA